A genomic region of Eucalyptus grandis isolate ANBG69807.140 chromosome 5, ASM1654582v1, whole genome shotgun sequence contains the following coding sequences:
- the LOC104443787 gene encoding probable DEAD-box ATP-dependent RNA helicase 48: MLSSLLREHRVRFSDLLERSSGSLSSLVFSRSMGGGPRTFPGGLNKWQWKRMHEKKAREKEKRLLEQEKQLYQARIRSEIRATLAGEPDASGYGDSAAAAATTTHGPMSPKDHVKALADRFMKEGAEDLWNEDDGPLKDPPPPIRLATERPGPTRSPIDLRKLVERHGGVVGSGKNVDLRSFGGPNHVMSRKYSVVSNRRFQRNESSSGESDSDGNSRNDRFKSSHGLTADRADLEDSRSVSGFVKSKNFSRQRKRVYFKNDSDSSTSDEESEFDTADDAGRPDASNLRWPRLSAGRDESGKVEKMNGGTNMRKRGSNASLGKYDIKIKKRVPLKFVEEETNFSQHVELIRHELSKKKSAENQGEDMEEVYIFTQKRFDECDISPLSIKALSSAGYVRMTKVQEATLSLDGKDAVIKAKTGTGKSVAFLLPAIETVLKSHSNKNQRVPPIYVLILCPTRELASQLAAEARALLKYHDGIGVQTLVGGTRFKDDQKRLESDSCEIIVATPGRLLDHVENKSGISVRLMGLKMLIVDEADHLLDLGFRKDMEKIVDCLPRQKQSLLFSATMPKEVRRISQLVLKREHAYIDTVGVGCVETHAQVKQSYVVAPHDMHFQVVYHFLKEHILEAPDYKVIVFCTTGMVTSLLYLLLREMRMNVREMHSRKPQLYRTRISDEFRESKRLILVTSDVSSRGMNYPDVTLVLQVGIPSDREQYIHRLGRTGREGKEGKGILLLAPWEEYFLDEVKDLPIDRIPVPSVEPDVKVRMEHSMAKVDTSVKEAAYHAWLGYYNSIREIGRDKTTLVELANRFCESIGLKNPPALFRKTALKMGLKDIPGIRIRK; this comes from the exons ATGCTCTCATCTCTCCTTCGCGAGCATCGCGTCCGCTTCTCGGACCTCCTGGAACGCTCTTCAGGAAGCCTCTCGAGCCTCGTCTTCTCCAGGTCCATGGGAGGAGGGCCGCGCACCTTTCCGGGAGGCCTGAACAAGTGGCAGTGGAAGCGAATGCACGAGAAGAAGGCcagggagaaggagaagcggCTCCTCGAGCAGGAGAAGCAGCTCTACCAGGCTCGGATTCGGTCCGAGATCAGGGCCACGCTCGCCGGCGAGCCGGACGCGTCGGGCTATGGCgattcggcggcggcggcggcgacgacgactcACGGTCCCATGTCTCCGAAAGACCACGTCAAAGCCCTAGCCGACCGGTTCATGAAGGAAGGGGCGGAGGACCTGTGGAATGAAGACGACGGTCCGCTGAAGGATCCTCCGCCGCCAATCCGGCTGGCGACTGAGCGGCCGGGACCGACCAGGTCGCCGATTGATTTGAGGAAGTTGGTGGAGAGGCATGGTGGTGTTGTTGGTAGTGGCAAGAATGTGGATTTGAGAAGTTTTGGTGGGCCCAATCATGTGATGAGTAGGAAGTACTCGGTTGTGAGTAATCGGAGGTTCCAGAGAAATGAGAGTTCCTCAGGCGAGAGTGATTCAGATGGTAATTCAAGGAATGATCGATTTAAATCGTCGCATGGGTTGACGGCTGATCGGGCAGACTTAGAGGATTCAAGGAGTGTTAGTGGTTTTGTGAAAAGTAAGAACTTTTCGCGGCAAAGGAAAAGGGTGTATTTCAAGAATGATAGTGATTCTTCTACTAGTGATGAAGAATCAGAGTTCGACACGGCAGATGATGCGGGAAGGCCCGATGCTAGTAATTTGAGGTGGCCAAGATTGAGTGCGGGCAGAGATGAGTCGGGGAAGGTGGAGAAAATGAATGGAGGCACAAACATGAGGAAGAGGGGAAGTAACGCTTCTCTCGGGAAGTATGATATCAAGATCAAGAAGAGGGTGCCTCTAAAGTTTGTTGAGGAAGAGACTAATTTTTCACAACATGTAGAGTTGATTAGGCATGAGCTTAGCAAGAAGAAATCGGCAGAAAATCAGGGTGAGGACATGGAGGAAGTTTACATTTTCACTCAGAAAAG GTTTGACGAATGTGACATATCACCATTGTCGATTAAGGCTCTTTCATCAGCTGGGTATGTTCGAATGACCAAAGTGCAGGAAGCTACGCTCTCACTTGATG GCAAGGATGCTGTGATCAAAGCTAAAACTGGAACTGGGAAAAGTGTGGCTTTTTTG CTTCCTGCTATTGAAACAGTTTTAAAGTCACATAGCAATAAAAATCAGCGGGTGCCTCCAATATATGTTCTTATCCTTTGCCCCACAAGAGAACTTGCCAGTCAGTTAGCTGCAGAAGCTAGAGCTTTGCTAAAGTACCATGATGGTATTGGTGTGCAAACACTTGTTGGAGGTACTCGTTTCAAAGATGACCAGAAACGTTTGGAATCTGATTCATGCGAG ATAATCGTTGCAACTCCTGGTAGGTTATTGGATCATGTAGAGAATAAATCAGGTATATCCGTACGTTTGATGGGGCTGAAAATGCTCATAGTTGATGAAGCTGACCACTTGCTAGACCTTGGATTCCGCAAAGACATGGAGAAAATTGTTGACTGTCTTCCTCGTCAAAAACAGTCTCTTCTATTTTCTGCGACCATGCCAAAAGAG GTTCGCCGGATATCTCAGCTTGTCTTAAAAAGAGAACATGCTTACATTGACACTGTGGGTGTCGGTTGTGTGGAGACTCATGCCCAG GTTAAGCAGTCCTATGTAGTTGCTCCTCATGACATGCATTTTCAAGTTGTTTATCATTTTCTCAAGGAGCATATCTTGGAGGCACCTGATTACAAG GTCATTGTATTCTGTACAACGGGGATGGTAACATCGCTCCTGTATTTACTTCTTCGCGAAATGAGGATGAATGTTAGAGAGATGCATTCTAGGAAGCCTCAACTTTACAGAACTCGCATAAGTGATGAGTTTCGAGAATCAAAGCGACTGATACTTGTCACATCTGATGTTTCATCCCGTGGAATGAATTACCCTGATGTTACCTTGGTCCTCCAG GTGGGTATACCCTCTGACAGAGAACAGTATATACATCGTCTCGGGAGAACAGGACGGgaagggaaagaaggaaaaggaatttTGTTGCTTGCACCGTGGGAAGAATATTTCCTGGATGAAGTGAAAGATCTGCCCATTGATAGAATCCCTGTACCATCTGTGGAGCCAGATGTCAAAGTTAGG ATGGAGCACTCAATGGCAAAAGTTGATACAAGTGTCAAAGAAGCAGCATACCATGCTTGGCTTGGCTACTATAACTCGATCAGGGAGATTGGCAGAGACAAAACAACACTTGTTGAGCTAGCCAACCGATTCTGTGAGTCCATTGGTTTGAAAAATCCTCCGGCGCTATTCCGCAAGACAGCACTAAAGATGGGTTTAAAGGATATTCCTGGCATCAGAATCCGCAAGTGA
- the LOC104443788 gene encoding tetraspanin-10, giving the protein MGVGTSTFVIRWINFITMLLAVTVIGFGVWMSTHDDNCRKSLALPVVGLGAFIFIISIIGFLGALKNNSILLWAYLILLCLILVGILVFTVLAFIVTNNGSGHSVTGLKYKEYQLQDYSSWFLKQLNDAHNWERLKSCLVKSEDCDNLSKKYKTLRQYKSAKLTPIEAGCCRPPSECGYPAVNASYYDLSYHPVSSNKDCKLYKNSRAVKCYNCDSCKAGVAQYMKIEWRVVAIFNVILFVVLSVIYFIGCCARQNVAQYRSKA; this is encoded by the exons ATGGGCGTCGGAACGAGCACGTTCGTCATCAGATGGATCAACTTCATCACTATG CTTTTGGCTGTTACTGTTATAGGGTTTGGCGTGTGGATGAGCACTCACGATGACAATTGCCGAAAGTCCCTCGCTCTTCCTGTTGTGGGTCTTGGGGCATTTATATTCATAAT ATCAATAATTGGCTTTCTCGGTGCATTGAAGAATAACTCAATACTGTTGTGGGCT TACTTGATCTTGTTATGCCTGATATTGGTGGGAATCCTTGTGTTCACCGTGCTAGC CTTCATTGTGACAAACAATGGTTCGGGGCACAGCGTAACCGGTTTAAA GTACAAAGAGTATCAACTTCAGGATTACAGTTCGTGGTTTCTAAAACAA TTAAACGATGCACATAACTGGGAGCGCTTGAAGAGTTGTCTTGTGAAATCTGAGGACTGCGACAACTTATCGAAGAAATATAAG ACTCTCAGACAATATAAATCAGCAAAATTAACTCCAATTGAAGCTGGTTGTTGCCGACCCCCATCTGA gtGTGGTTACCCTGCCGTGAATGCATCATACTACGACTTGAGCTACCACCCCGTCAGTTCCAACAAGGACTGCAAACTCTATAAGAACTCCCGAGCGGTGAAGTGCTACAATTGTGATTCGTGCAA GGCTGGTGTTGCTCAGTATATGAAGATCGAGTGGAGGGTGGTTGCAATTTTTAACGTTATCCTGTTCGTTGTCTTG TCTGTGATATATTTCATCGGATGCTGCGCAAGGCAAAATGTTGCCCAATATCGCTCAAAAGCTTGA
- the LOC104443789 gene encoding remorin has translation MAEEDQRAAYKAPAPFPRPTRPPPPPPLPAAPEERTSRAKTEEKEAPENNVSPAIAEKNSPAVPQKVADPVEKYSGGSIDRDAVLARVETEKRLALIKAWEESEKTKVDNKTYKKFSGIGAWENTKRAAIEAELKKIEEKLEKKKAEYAEMMKNKIVEIHKAAEEKRALVEAKKGESFLKIEETAAKFRATGYTPRKLLGCCTR, from the exons ATGGCAGAGGAAGACCAGAGAGCTGCATATAAGGCACCGGCACCATTTCCACGACCAAcacgaccaccaccaccaccaccactgccAGCAGCTCCTGAAGAAAGAACTTCCCGTGCTaagacagaagaaaaagaagctccGGAGAATAATGTTTCACCAGCTATTGCTGAGAAGAATTCACCTGCAGTCCCTCAAA AGGTAGCAGATCCTGTGGAGAAATATTCAGGGGGATCAATTGACAGAG ATGCTGTTCTTGCAAGAGTTGAAACGGAGAAAAGACTGGCCTTGATCAAAGCTTGGGAGGAGAGTGAGAAAACCAAAGTAGACAACAA GACATATAAGAAGTTCTCAGGCATTGGAGCATGGGAAAACACTAAAAGAGCAGCCATAGAGGCAGAACTAAAGAAAATCGAG GAGAaactggagaagaagaaggccgAGTATGCagagatgatgaagaacaaaatAGTCGAGATTCACAAGGCAGCGGAAGAGAAGAGGGCGCTGGTTGAAGCCAAGAAAGGCGAGAGTTTCCTCAAGATCGAAGAAACTGCGGCGAAGTTCCGGGCCACTGGCTATACTCCTAGAAAGCTTCTGGGTTGCTGCACCCGCTAA
- the LOC104443791 gene encoding nuclear transcription factor Y subunit C-2: MRQAGIYSRISSSSSSGRRGSQQHSLPLARIKKIMKKSDDGVEMISGEAPIVFSRAIELFVEELTRKSWMLAAEDKRRTLQRDDVVSAIHGTDVFDFLVDLVCVPDQQNERKESPVGSETETVGSKRTKVGP, translated from the coding sequence ATGAGGCAAGCTGGAATATATTCAagaatatcatcatcatcatccagcGGCAGGAGAGGGAGTCAGCAGCACTCGTTGCCATTGGCCCGGATCAAGAAGATCATGAAGAAATCTGACGATGGCGTGGAGATGATCTCGGGCGAGGCACCGATCGTGTTCTCGAGGGCTATCGAGCTGTTCGTCGAGGAGTTGACCAGGAAGTCGTGGATGCTGGCCGCGGAAGATAAGAGGAGGACGCTCCAGAGGGACGACGTCGTGTCTGCGATCCACGGGACCGATGTGTTCGATTTTCTGGTGGACTTGGTCTGTGTTCCTGATCAACAGAACGAACGAAAAGAGAGTCCAGTTGGATCTGAGACCGAGACGGTGGGATCAAAGAGGACCAAAGTGGGACCTTGA
- the LOC104443792 gene encoding thyroid receptor-interacting protein 11 isoform X1, giving the protein MVEKDEGSKIEMKDKSFRSQASESKRDETTETSFLDLPMENDEILLHSLPEGQLSTTNHNADLHGLFRMSSGSNLTISSSESSSGLNSPQEIKARNFIQHSPTSFLSSLGYASVPQKLIADESARAHQEHQRSKWEWSLNLDGNLSTDDSQIKFQNVHTSEEPELASHSEVVRLKAELFASARQADVSELELQTLRKQIVKETKRAQRLSEENVRLKEERDSLKEVSEKFKAFKNDFEGGDLQAVLVELRKELSHEKEVNAHLRLQLQKTQDSNAELVLAVKELDDMLKQKDQETLKIEAVEDEDQKALIALIKGQTDANGPIQLDQNINDLRNEIANCKREKDELEMQMEQLALDYEILRQENHEISSKWEQFQLEEQLNIQYQCTSCLTDGSKPENYIQILENDLKSKSESLSDALANINKLETCISGLEQELEKQAKEFEAALEDITHAKVEQEQRAIRVEEALRKVRQKYANVAEKTRRKYANVAERIQEEFRRLSMQMLSTFEANEAVTTKVLTEARELRAQKSQLEETLQKANEELLSVRGNYDAKMEELSREIKVKTDQIEQMVLEINEKSRQLEHQKELETEDCKRSLSQEIEMLKSEITRLSTDNNFLSNQEENLTAELEQMKKSLAETEIVVEKGNAERDVLVSALASLKKEMEDSLMELNTLRQMKDQKEIFIESLKSELENLKAQHDDMKSSKFEEKSWKERLTKLAIKPKGDLKKQEDAFPVTEKKRNRRAVVSEGKNGTLRSNKLAQVSSSNKELTSLQEKIKLLEDHIQSKQAAFDSMKDSFLARESDLQNIIEELESRLREKRCEDIDEVMPTGVTPEESDTLSENTCNASHKPGENGNAIHGDHYDIVLDNEAFISGSNARDSNFGNFDQLLTELALLRERNEAMELELKDLQERYSQISLKFAEVEGERQQLVMALRNLKNAKNGS; this is encoded by the exons ATGGTGGAAAAAGATGAAggttcaaaaatagaaatgaaagacAAGAGTTTCAGGTCCCAAGCAAGTGAAAGTAAAAGAGACGAAACCACTGAGACTAGCTTTCTTGAT TTGCCGATGGAAAATGACGAGATTCTCCTTCACAGTCTTCCAGAAGGACAGTTAAGTACGACCAATCACAATGCCGATCTACACGGCCTATTTAGGATGTCTAGTGGATCAAATCTTACAATATCTAGCTCTGAGAGCAGCTCCGGATTAAATTCACCTCAAGAGATTAAAGCAAGAAACTTCATCCAACACAGCCCGACTAGCTTCCTCTCGTCTCTTGGTTATGCCTCAGTGCCTCAGAAACTGATAGCAGATGAATCAGCCAGAGCTCACCAAGAACATCAGAGGTCAAAGTGGGAGTGGTCGCTAAATCTTGATGGCAACTTGAGTACAGATGACTCCCAGATTAAATTTCAGAATGTTCATACGAGCGAAGAACCAGAACTGGCTTCTCACAGTGAGGTTGTAAGGCTTAAGGCTGAGTTATTTGCTTCGGCTAGACAAGCAGATGTTTCAGAGTTGGAATTGCAAACTCTTCGCAAGCAAATCGTGAAAGAGACCAAAAGGGCTCAAAGGCTCTCAGAAGAAAATGTTAGATTGAAGGAGGAGAGGGATTCACTCAAGGAAGTATCTGAGAAATTCAAGGccttcaaaaatgattttgaggGCGGAGATCTGCAGGCAGTCTTGgtagaattaagaaaagaactGAGTCATGAGAAGGAGGTCAATGCTCATTTGAGGTTGCAACTTCAAAAGACACAGGACTCAAATGCTGAATTGGTTCTTGCCGTCAAAGAACTAGATGACATGTTGAAGCAGAAGGATCAAGAAACACTCAAAATTGAAGCAGTTGAAGATGAGGACCAGAAGGCATTGATAGCTCTCATAAAGGGCCAGACAGATGCAAATGGTCCAATCCAGCTCGACCAAAATATCAATGACCTTCGTAATGAAATAGCTAACTGCAAGAGGGAAAAGGATGAGTTGGAGATGCAGATGGAGCAGCTTGCACTAGACTATGAAATATTGAGGCAGGAAAATCACGAGATATCATCCAAATGGGAACAATTCCAGCTTGAGGAACAACTGAATATTCAATATCAATGCACTTCTTGTTTGACTGATGGAAGTAAACCGGAAAATTACATTCAAATATTGGAAAATGACCTCAAGAGCAAGTCAGAATCTCTATCAGATGCTCTTGCAAACATTAACAAACTTGAAACGTGTATTAGTGGCTTGGAACAAGAACTGGAGAAGCaggcaaaagaatttgaagcaGCTCTCGAAGACATAACGCATGCCAAAGTAGAGCAAGAGCAAAGAGCCATCCGAGTAGAGGAGGCTCTAAGAAAAGTGAGACAAAAATATGCAAATGTAGCTGAGAAGACAAGACGGAAATATGCAAATGTTGCTGAAAGGATACAGGAGGAGTTCAGGAGACTTTCCATGCAAATGTTGTCAACATTTGAGGCAAATGAGGCAGTGACTACGAAAGTATTGACAGAAGCTCGAGAACTGCGTGCACAGAAAAGTCAACTGGAGGAAACACTCCAGAAAGCTAATGAAGAGCTCCTTTCTGTTCGAGGCAATTACGATGCAAAAATGGAAGAGCTCTCCAgagaaataaaagtgaaaacagATCAGATTGAACAGATGGTTTTGGAAATCAATGAAAAGTCTAGGCAGCTTGAACATCAGAAGGAGCTTGAGACTGAAGACTGTAAAAGAAGTTTGTCGCAGGAGATAGAAATGTTGAAAAGTGAGATAACAAGGCTGAGCACGGACAACAATTTCCTCTCTAATCAAGAGGAAAATCTAACTGCAGAGTTGGAACAGATGAAAAAATCACTTGCTGAAACTGAGATTGTGGTGGAAAAAGGAAATGCAGAAAGAGATGTGCTGGTCAGTGCCCTTGCTTCactgaagaaagagatggaAGATTCACTGATGGAGTTAAATACCTTGAGGCAAATGAAAGATCAAAAGGAAATCTTTATTGAAAGCTTAAAGTCGGAATTGGAAAACCTTAAAGCTCAGCATGATGACATGAAAAgctcaaaatttgaagaaaaatcgtgGAAAGAACGACTAACAAAACTAGCAATCAAGCCAAAGGGTGATCTCAAGAAGCAGGAAGACGCCTTCCCCGTGACTGAGAAAAAGAGGAACAGGCGAGCAGTAGTTTCGGAAGGAAAAAATGGTACTCTGAGAAGTAATAAGCTTGCTCAAGTTTCTAGCAGCAACAAAGAGCTGACAAGTCTACAGGAGAAAATCAAATTGCTTGAG GACCATATCCAATCGAAGCAAGCTGCATTTGACTCCATGAAGGATTCATTCCTCGCTAGGGAAAGTGACCTGCAAAACATAATTGAGGAGTTAGAGAGCAGGTTGCGAGAAAAG AGATGTGAAGATATTGACGAAGTCATGCCAACAGGTGTGACACCTGAAGAATCGGACACTCTATCGGAAAATACGTGCAATGCGTCACACAAGCCTGGTGAAAATGGCAATGCGATCCATGG GGATCATTATGACATTGTTTTGGACAATGAAGCTTTTATCTCCGGTTCCAATGCCAGAGACAGCAACTTCGGCAACTTCGACCAGCTACTAACTGAATTGGCATTGTTGAGGGAGAGGAACGAGGCAATGGAGCTCGAGCTAAAGGATCTGCAAGAAAGATACTCCCAGATAAGCCTCAAGTTCGCTGAGGTGGAGGGCGAGAGACAACAGCTGGTGATGGCACTTCGAAACCTCAAGAACGCCAAGAATGGCAGCTGA
- the LOC104443792 gene encoding thyroid receptor-interacting protein 11 isoform X2, producing MSSGSNLTISSSESSSGLNSPQEIKARNFIQHSPTSFLSSLGYASVPQKLIADESARAHQEHQRSKWEWSLNLDGNLSTDDSQIKFQNVHTSEEPELASHSEVVRLKAELFASARQADVSELELQTLRKQIVKETKRAQRLSEENVRLKEERDSLKEVSEKFKAFKNDFEGGDLQAVLVELRKELSHEKEVNAHLRLQLQKTQDSNAELVLAVKELDDMLKQKDQETLKIEAVEDEDQKALIALIKGQTDANGPIQLDQNINDLRNEIANCKREKDELEMQMEQLALDYEILRQENHEISSKWEQFQLEEQLNIQYQCTSCLTDGSKPENYIQILENDLKSKSESLSDALANINKLETCISGLEQELEKQAKEFEAALEDITHAKVEQEQRAIRVEEALRKVRQKYANVAEKTRRKYANVAERIQEEFRRLSMQMLSTFEANEAVTTKVLTEARELRAQKSQLEETLQKANEELLSVRGNYDAKMEELSREIKVKTDQIEQMVLEINEKSRQLEHQKELETEDCKRSLSQEIEMLKSEITRLSTDNNFLSNQEENLTAELEQMKKSLAETEIVVEKGNAERDVLVSALASLKKEMEDSLMELNTLRQMKDQKEIFIESLKSELENLKAQHDDMKSSKFEEKSWKERLTKLAIKPKGDLKKQEDAFPVTEKKRNRRAVVSEGKNGTLRSNKLAQVSSSNKELTSLQEKIKLLEDHIQSKQAAFDSMKDSFLARESDLQNIIEELESRLREKRCEDIDEVMPTGVTPEESDTLSENTCNASHKPGENGNAIHGDHYDIVLDNEAFISGSNARDSNFGNFDQLLTELALLRERNEAMELELKDLQERYSQISLKFAEVEGERQQLVMALRNLKNAKNGS from the exons ATGTCTAGTGGATCAAATCTTACAATATCTAGCTCTGAGAGCAGCTCCGGATTAAATTCACCTCAAGAGATTAAAGCAAGAAACTTCATCCAACACAGCCCGACTAGCTTCCTCTCGTCTCTTGGTTATGCCTCAGTGCCTCAGAAACTGATAGCAGATGAATCAGCCAGAGCTCACCAAGAACATCAGAGGTCAAAGTGGGAGTGGTCGCTAAATCTTGATGGCAACTTGAGTACAGATGACTCCCAGATTAAATTTCAGAATGTTCATACGAGCGAAGAACCAGAACTGGCTTCTCACAGTGAGGTTGTAAGGCTTAAGGCTGAGTTATTTGCTTCGGCTAGACAAGCAGATGTTTCAGAGTTGGAATTGCAAACTCTTCGCAAGCAAATCGTGAAAGAGACCAAAAGGGCTCAAAGGCTCTCAGAAGAAAATGTTAGATTGAAGGAGGAGAGGGATTCACTCAAGGAAGTATCTGAGAAATTCAAGGccttcaaaaatgattttgaggGCGGAGATCTGCAGGCAGTCTTGgtagaattaagaaaagaactGAGTCATGAGAAGGAGGTCAATGCTCATTTGAGGTTGCAACTTCAAAAGACACAGGACTCAAATGCTGAATTGGTTCTTGCCGTCAAAGAACTAGATGACATGTTGAAGCAGAAGGATCAAGAAACACTCAAAATTGAAGCAGTTGAAGATGAGGACCAGAAGGCATTGATAGCTCTCATAAAGGGCCAGACAGATGCAAATGGTCCAATCCAGCTCGACCAAAATATCAATGACCTTCGTAATGAAATAGCTAACTGCAAGAGGGAAAAGGATGAGTTGGAGATGCAGATGGAGCAGCTTGCACTAGACTATGAAATATTGAGGCAGGAAAATCACGAGATATCATCCAAATGGGAACAATTCCAGCTTGAGGAACAACTGAATATTCAATATCAATGCACTTCTTGTTTGACTGATGGAAGTAAACCGGAAAATTACATTCAAATATTGGAAAATGACCTCAAGAGCAAGTCAGAATCTCTATCAGATGCTCTTGCAAACATTAACAAACTTGAAACGTGTATTAGTGGCTTGGAACAAGAACTGGAGAAGCaggcaaaagaatttgaagcaGCTCTCGAAGACATAACGCATGCCAAAGTAGAGCAAGAGCAAAGAGCCATCCGAGTAGAGGAGGCTCTAAGAAAAGTGAGACAAAAATATGCAAATGTAGCTGAGAAGACAAGACGGAAATATGCAAATGTTGCTGAAAGGATACAGGAGGAGTTCAGGAGACTTTCCATGCAAATGTTGTCAACATTTGAGGCAAATGAGGCAGTGACTACGAAAGTATTGACAGAAGCTCGAGAACTGCGTGCACAGAAAAGTCAACTGGAGGAAACACTCCAGAAAGCTAATGAAGAGCTCCTTTCTGTTCGAGGCAATTACGATGCAAAAATGGAAGAGCTCTCCAgagaaataaaagtgaaaacagATCAGATTGAACAGATGGTTTTGGAAATCAATGAAAAGTCTAGGCAGCTTGAACATCAGAAGGAGCTTGAGACTGAAGACTGTAAAAGAAGTTTGTCGCAGGAGATAGAAATGTTGAAAAGTGAGATAACAAGGCTGAGCACGGACAACAATTTCCTCTCTAATCAAGAGGAAAATCTAACTGCAGAGTTGGAACAGATGAAAAAATCACTTGCTGAAACTGAGATTGTGGTGGAAAAAGGAAATGCAGAAAGAGATGTGCTGGTCAGTGCCCTTGCTTCactgaagaaagagatggaAGATTCACTGATGGAGTTAAATACCTTGAGGCAAATGAAAGATCAAAAGGAAATCTTTATTGAAAGCTTAAAGTCGGAATTGGAAAACCTTAAAGCTCAGCATGATGACATGAAAAgctcaaaatttgaagaaaaatcgtgGAAAGAACGACTAACAAAACTAGCAATCAAGCCAAAGGGTGATCTCAAGAAGCAGGAAGACGCCTTCCCCGTGACTGAGAAAAAGAGGAACAGGCGAGCAGTAGTTTCGGAAGGAAAAAATGGTACTCTGAGAAGTAATAAGCTTGCTCAAGTTTCTAGCAGCAACAAAGAGCTGACAAGTCTACAGGAGAAAATCAAATTGCTTGAG GACCATATCCAATCGAAGCAAGCTGCATTTGACTCCATGAAGGATTCATTCCTCGCTAGGGAAAGTGACCTGCAAAACATAATTGAGGAGTTAGAGAGCAGGTTGCGAGAAAAG AGATGTGAAGATATTGACGAAGTCATGCCAACAGGTGTGACACCTGAAGAATCGGACACTCTATCGGAAAATACGTGCAATGCGTCACACAAGCCTGGTGAAAATGGCAATGCGATCCATGG GGATCATTATGACATTGTTTTGGACAATGAAGCTTTTATCTCCGGTTCCAATGCCAGAGACAGCAACTTCGGCAACTTCGACCAGCTACTAACTGAATTGGCATTGTTGAGGGAGAGGAACGAGGCAATGGAGCTCGAGCTAAAGGATCTGCAAGAAAGATACTCCCAGATAAGCCTCAAGTTCGCTGAGGTGGAGGGCGAGAGACAACAGCTGGTGATGGCACTTCGAAACCTCAAGAACGCCAAGAATGGCAGCTGA